A region from the Medicago truncatula cultivar Jemalong A17 chromosome 6, MtrunA17r5.0-ANR, whole genome shotgun sequence genome encodes:
- the LOC25480400 gene encoding F-box/kelch-repeat protein At3g06240 — MMQSTDSVIAEKVSNHIHDDLAFSILSKLPLKSLKRFSCVRKSWSCLFENSNFLNMYRNYFISSTYEEDGPCLLLQQTLPYLPNLHVLYLLFGERFENKVKLNWPPPFQEDNIAIHILGPVINGIVCLYQGREPVVILWNPATEEYKVLPPSPTESPVLYEEVYYYVHGFGYDHVRDDYKVIRYVSYSLDVPDDFEGDIDGEPIKLSRDNMWEIYNLRSNSWRKLDLDLPRAHHGWVGVYVYMKGVCHWYQDEFEHKGYLVSFDISNEVFCTTPLPLYMNDSFDSVFLLRYLMVLNDHVALISNYVEMTTFHISILGELGVKESWTKLFVIGPLPCIEHPIGEGKNGDLFFKRKDGELVRFNLSTQVIDELGLKGEFGCCQIVNYKESSLPIGQINDRLCLCQ, encoded by the coding sequence ATGATGCAATCAACGGATTCTGTTATAGCTGAAAAGGTTAGCAATCATATTCATGATGATCTTGCATTTTCCATTCTGTCCAAACTGCCTCTTAAATCTTTGAAACGGTTTAGTTGCGTACGTAAATCATGGTCTTGCTTATTTGAGAATTCTAATTTCTTGAACATGTACCGCAATTATTTCATATCTAGTACTTATGAGGAAGATGGTCCATGTCTCCTCCTACAACAGACTCTGCCATATTTACCAAATCTTCATGTGTTATATTTGCTTTTTGGTGAGAGGTTTGAGAATAAGGTCAAATTAAATTGGCCACCTCCATTTCAAGAGGATAACATAGCTATTCATATTTTAGGTCCGGTTATTAACGGTATTGTTTGTCTCTATCAAGGACGAGAACCTGTTGTTATATTGTGGAACCCAGCTACCGAGGAATACAAAGTCCTTCCTCCCAGCCCTACTGAGTCACCTGTACTTTATGAGGAAGTCTATTATTATGTTCATGGATTTGGTTATGACCATGTTAGAGATGACTACAAAGTCATTCGATACGTATCTTATAGTCTAGATGTACCTGatgattttgaaggtgatattgatGGTGAGCCAATCAAGCTGTCACGCGACAACATGTGGGAGATATACAACCTAAGAAGCAACTCTTGGAGAAAACTTGATCTGGATCTTCCTCGTGCTCATCACGGTTGGGTAGGTGTCTATGTGTACATGAAGGGAGTGTGTCACTGGTATCAAGATGAATTTGAACATAAAGGATATCTGGTGTCATTTGACATAAGCAATGAGGTGTTTTGTACAACACCCCTGCCTTTGTATATGAATGATAGCTTTGATTCTGTATTTTTGTTGAGATACTTGATGGTATTAAATGACCACGTTGCATTGATCTCAAACTATGTAGAAATGACTACTTTTCACATTTCTATTCTGGGTGAACTCGGTGTGAAGGAGTCTTGGACTAAACTCTTCGTTATTGGACCTTTACCTTGCATTGAGCATCCTATCGGGGAGGGAAAGAATGGTGATCtattcttcaaaagaaaagatGGCGAACTAGTCAGGTTTAATTTAAGCACCCAAGTGATTGATGAGCTTGGTCTTAAAGGGGAATTCGGTTGTTGTCAGATTGTCAATTACAAGGAAAGCTCTCTTCCTATTGGACAAATAAATGATCGATTATGTTTATGCCAGTGA
- the LOC25480399 gene encoding F-box/kelch-repeat protein At3g06240: MLYLLSGERFENKVKLGSPTPFRKSDNPGFILGPVINGIVCLYQSGTNVVLWNPTNGEFKVLPESPTELEPSVRYEIELERLHGFGYDSVSDDYKVIRHVQYELNLSDYENDDSDFEGDALSDYESDAVSLPTSMSRDDVWEIYSLRSNSWRKLDLDMPCGMRTSVGVYVYLNGACHWWDDDDDDDNDAYLVSFDLSKEVVCITPMPSTKIVNFDSGLEMRHLTVLNDHIALISYFELSATFHISILGEVGVKESWTKLFILTLPGIHHPIGEGRNGDLFFRRDDNKLVWFNLRTQMMEELGIKGQMHCCQVVIYKESHLSLGGLNG, translated from the coding sequence ATGTTGTATTTGCTTTCTGGTGAGAGGTTTGAGAATAAAGTCAAATTAGGTTCGCCAACTCCGTTCAGAAAGTCTGACAACCCTGGATTTATATTGGGTCCCGTTATTAACGGAATTGTTTGTCTTTACCAAAGTGGTACAAATGTTGTATTATGGAATCCAACTAACGGCGAATTTAAGGTGCTTCCTGAAAGTCCTACTGAGTTAGAGCCCTCAGTACGTTATGAGATTGAACTGGAACGACTTCATGGATTTGGTTATGACAGTGTTAGCGACGACTATAAGGTGATTCGCCATGTACAGTATGAACTGAATTTATCCGACTATGAAAATGATGATAGCGACTTTGAAGGTGATGCGTTATCTGACTATGAAAGCGATGCGGTAAGTCTGCCAACTAGCATGTCACGTGATGATGTGTGGGAGATATACAGCTTAAGAAGTAACTCTTGGAGGAAACTTGATTTGGATATGCCTTGTGGTATGAGGACTAGTGTAGGTGTCTATGTGTATTTGAATGGAGCGTGTCATTGGTGGGATGACGACGACGACGATGATAATGACGCatatttggtgtcatttgaCTTAAGCAAGGAGGTCGTTTGTATAACACCCATGCCCTCAACTAAGATTGTTAATTTTGATTCTGGATTAGAGATGAGACACTTGACGGTGTTAAATGACCACATTGCTTTGATCTCATATTTTGAACTGTCGGCTACTTTTCACATATCAATTTTGGGTGAAGTTGGTGTGAAGGAGTCTTGGACTAAACTCTTCATTCTAACCTTACCTGGCATTCATCATCCTATTGGAGAGGGAAGGAATGGTGATTTATTCTTCAGAAGAGATGATAACAAACTGGTTTGGTTTAACTTGAGAACccagatgatggaggaacttggtATTAAAGGGCAAATGCATTGTTGTCAGGTAGTCATTTACAAGGAAAGCCATCTTTCCCTTGGAGGATTGAAtggttga